In the genome of Arthrobacter alpinus, the window TTAAGGGCCAGGTAAACGGAGAACTCGCCGACAATGGTCTTACCGGCACCGGTTGGAGCAGCAACTAAAACACCGCGACCGGCCTCAACGGCACGGCACGCGGTGTCTTGAAAATCATCCAATGCAAAAGCCAGAGTTGCCCTGAACTCTTCCAAATCAGTTCCCTGATCGGCAACGCGGTTCTTGGCCGCCAGGTAACGTTCGGAGGGGCTGATATTTTCTGAGGCAGGCATGTCTCCAGCCTACGTTAGATCACAGTATTTCCAGATCCTTTGAGGGCGTGGCCACATCTGCCGTGGACTCGGATTCCTTGACTTTTTTTGCGTCCCTGCGGTCGCGACGCTTGTCATTGAGAATGCACAAACCGATTGCGCCGAAGTACAGGATCAACAACGGTGCGGCGAGGAAGAACATGCTCATGACGTCTGAGCCGGGGGCTGCCATCGCCGAGACGATCGTGACACCAAGAATCGTAAAGCGCCAAGCCTTCAAGTAGGTCTTGCCCCGAACAATGCCAACAGCGTTGAGAGCAAAGAGCAGCACCGGTACCAGGAAGGCCGCACCCATGAACAGCATGAGCTGCATGGCAAATTGCAGGTATTCCAGGGCCGTGATGATGTTCGCGGCCTCACTACCCGCAGGGGTGAACGAGGTCAGCGCCTTCACAATATTTGGCCAGATCAACCAACCGGCATAAATGCCCGCCAAGAACAGTGGCACCGAGGCGAACATGTAGGAAAGCGTGTAACGGCGTTCCTTCTTCGTCAGGCCGGGGGTGATGAATGCCCAGAGTTGATAAATCCATACCGGCGAAGCAATGATCAGCCCCAGGATCAAGGCGATCTGGATTTTCAAGTCAAAGGACGTGGTGACACCCTGAAAGTTCAGGGTGGCAACAATGTTGCGTTCGTGGCTGATATCGCGCAGGGGCTGTGTGAGGGCAAAGAGCAGCGGATCATAAATAATCCAGCCCAGAATCACACCTGGGATCATGGCCAGGGCGCTCTTGAAAAGCCGGTTGCGGGCCTCAATCAGGTGCGCCTTAAGCGGCATCCGTCCTTCGGGGTTGGCTTTACGGCCTTTTGTAGCGCCCACCGGCTCATCAACCTTTTCTATGACTGAGCGCCGGTACCGGTTCCGGTACCCTCGCCCGAGGTGTTGCCCTGCGTCGGGTTGTTGACGATCTTGCCTTCAACGGGAGCCTCAGGCGCAGCGGGGGCTGCAGAAGCAGTCGGTGCCGCTGTTGGAGCATCATCCTTGCCGTCGTTCTTCATTTCCTTGACTTCGGACTTGATAATCCGCATGGACTGGCCAAGGCTGCGAGCCATTCCGGGCAACTTCGGGGCTGCGAAGAGCAGCAGAACAACGATGATGATGATGGTGATAGCCCAGGGGCTCT includes:
- the tatC gene encoding twin-arginine translocase subunit TatC, whose product is MPLKAHLIEARNRLFKSALAMIPGVILGWIIYDPLLFALTQPLRDISHERNIVATLNFQGVTTSFDLKIQIALILGLIIASPVWIYQLWAFITPGLTKKERRYTLSYMFASVPLFLAGIYAGWLIWPNIVKALTSFTPAGSEAANIITALEYLQFAMQLMLFMGAAFLVPVLLFALNAVGIVRGKTYLKAWRFTILGVTIVSAMAAPGSDVMSMFFLAAPLLILYFGAIGLCILNDKRRDRRDAKKVKESESTADVATPSKDLEIL
- the tatA gene encoding Sec-independent protein translocase subunit TatA is translated as MGRLFESPWAITIIIIVVLLLFAAPKLPGMARSLGQSMRIIKSEVKEMKNDGKDDAPTAAPTASAAPAAPEAPVEGKIVNNPTQGNTSGEGTGTGTGAQS